The genome window AGAAGGACAGGGGGATAGCAGGGCAATGGCGTTGACCAAAGCGGAAATGGCCGAGCGGTTGTTCGACGAAGTCGGGCTGAACAAGCGCGAGGCCAAGGAATTCGTCGATGCGTTCTTCGACGTGCTGCGCGATGCGCTCGAGCAGGGGCGTCAGGTGAAGCTGTCCGGTTTCGGCAACTTCGACCTGCGCCGCAAGAACCAACGGCCCGGTCGCAATCCCAAGACCGGCGAAGAGATCCCGATTTCGGCGCGGACGGTGGTGACCTTCCGTCCCGGACAGAAGCTCAAGGAGCGAGTGGAGGCGTATGCTGGACCCGGGCAGTAACCGCGAACTTCCGCCGATTCCGGCCAAGCGCTACTTCACCATCGGCGAGGTCAGCGAGCTGTGCGACGTCAAGCCGCACGTGCTGCGCTACTGGGAGACCGAGTTCCCCAGCCTGGAACCGGTCAAGCGGCGCGGCAACCGGCGCTACTACCAGCGCCACGACGTGCTGATGGTGCGGCAGATCCGCAGCCTGCTGTACGAACAGGGCTACACCATCGGCGGCGCGCGGCTGCGCCTGGACGGCGAGGGCGCGCGTCAGGAATCGGCGCTGAGCAACCAGATCATCAAGCAGGTGCGGCAGGAGCTGGAAGAAGTCCTGCAGTTGCTGCGGCGCTGAGCGGACGGCGGCGCCCCAGCCGCTAGGAATGCCTGCGGCAAACCCGCTATAATCGCCAACTCGCCGCAAGGCGGGTCCGCCGCGACGGCGGAGACACCCATCGGGGTATAGCGCAGCCTGGTAGCGCACTAGTCTGGGGGACTAGTGGTCGTCGGTTCGAATCCGGCTACCCCGACCATCTTTCGAAGGCCCATGTCCCGCGACATGGGCCTTTTTGTTTGTGCCGCGTGCCGGGCGAGGGTGGGCGGCGGCGGGCGCGCGGCCCGCCCAGGTGCGAATGGCAACTTCGTGTCGGTGTCGCCATACATGGCGATCTGTAACGTCGCGCGGGCGGTCGAACCCGGCGCCGTAGACAAAATGTCCGGGATTGCGCCGTTCCGGAGCGCCGCCGCCGCCCTGCCGGAACGCAAAGCCGCACCGGAACTGGGAACCGCGCAGCGTCAATCCGTTGACATTGATCACGTTAACGTCGCGTCGATGGAACGTTCACTCGCCCTTGCTAGGCTGAACTGCCGGACATGTAGTTGAATCCCCGCGTTACTGCGTCAAAAAAATGTCGGGTAACGCCTTGGTGACGGCAGATGCCTGTGCCATAGTGCGTTGCAACACGAAGCTTCGCTGTTGGCCAGGGCCATTCGTCCCAGGCAGGAATTGAGACCGTCATCATCCCCCGGCCGGGAATGGAACCCCTGGCCGGCTGGGCGAGTGCGGCACTTCGAAAACCATTCGACAGAGGGCATCAGCATCGCGCATGGGTAATCTCTCCGTGACCTTCCACTG of Xanthomonas sacchari contains these proteins:
- a CDS encoding integration host factor subunit alpha, which produces MALTKAEMAERLFDEVGLNKREAKEFVDAFFDVLRDALEQGRQVKLSGFGNFDLRRKNQRPGRNPKTGEEIPISARTVVTFRPGQKLKERVEAYAGPGQ
- a CDS encoding MerR family transcriptional regulator — protein: MLDPGSNRELPPIPAKRYFTIGEVSELCDVKPHVLRYWETEFPSLEPVKRRGNRRYYQRHDVLMVRQIRSLLYEQGYTIGGARLRLDGEGARQESALSNQIIKQVRQELEEVLQLLRR